The window CAGCTCGGCCACCGTCGCGACCGGCTCGCCGCCCAGGCCGACGATCACGTCCCCGGCCTCGAGGCCCGCCGCCGCGGCGGGGCTGTCCTCGGTCACCGCGAGCACCAGCGCCCCGCGCTCAGCGCCGGGGAAGTAGCTCGCGAGCGGCCCCTCGAGGTCGCGGACTTCCACGCCGAGCCGGCCGCCACCGCCCTCGCCGAGCTGCTGCAGCCAGAAGTGCTGCGGCAGCGCCTTGCCGTCCCAGGTGCCGCGCTCGCCGAGTTCGATCGAGGGCGCGCGCTCGCCGAGCGTGAGTTCCAGGCGCTTCGTCTTGCCGTCGCGGCGCAGCGCGAGCGCGACCGCGTCGCCCGGCGCCTTCGCGCGCACCGCCGCGGTCAGCGCCGCGGCGTCCGCGACCGGTTCGCCGGCGAAAAAGACGATGACGTCGCCCGCCTCGATCCCGGCCTCGGCCGCCGGCGTGTCGTCGAAGACGGAGCGCACGCGCGCGCCGCGCGTCTCGTCGTCGTCGCGGTCCAGATCCTGGAGCGCGACGCCCAGGTAAGCGCCCTTGCCCAGCGCGCTCAGCTCCGCGAGTTCTTCGCCGTCGCGGATCACGATCACGCGCTTGTCGTCCGTCGGCTTCTCGGTCTTCGCGGCCGCGCCAAACGCTGGGATCAGCAGCAAGGCACACAGAGCGAGCGTTGCCCATCGCTTCATCGTCATGACCTCCATGCAGGGGGGGAATTGCCGCGCCCCTCTACCGTGCCTCCCGGGATGAGTTCCCGGCCCAGGCTCGCGTTGACCGCAGCCTGCTGCTCGCCTATGCTCCCCCGACCATGGAACACACCGTTCATCGACTGAGCGCCGCGGGCAACGTCTTCTACCTGATCCTCGGCTCGCCGCCGCCGGACGCGGCCGCGCTCGCGCGGCGCCTCGGCGCGG is drawn from bacterium and contains these coding sequences:
- a CDS encoding PDZ domain-containing protein — encoded protein: MEVMTMKRWATLALCALLLIPAFGAAAKTEKPTDDKRVIVIRDGEELAELSALGKGAYLGVALQDLDRDDDETRGARVRSVFDDTPAAEAGIEAGDVIVFFAGEPVADAAALTAAVRAKAPGDAVALALRRDGKTKRLELTLGERAPSIELGERGTWDGKALPQHFWLQQLGEGGGGRLGVEVRDLEGPLASYFPGAERGALVLAVTEDSPAAAAGLEAGDVIVGLGGEPVATVAELREAVGELAGEEPGELAYVRKGERRTARVEIPEQGVDLFFKGLADEGPRQHRVLRRLDGQRNELEAKLEKLEQRLQELEKRLEKKGERKG